In Calditrichota bacterium, one genomic interval encodes:
- a CDS encoding cbb3-type cytochrome c oxidase subunit I, which yields MHTIVRWYIRTSVFFLAVGLVLGIAMIIQKELFGTFPDQQLITAHTHVILVGFVMLMIMGVAQWMFPRPLKDDTHYSPDLARGVYYMVSFGVFLRTAAEIVSAYASGLLWHWAIVVGSGLEVLAMVLFFYNNWTRIRATGSAIREAKGEKF from the coding sequence ATGCACACAATTGTAAGGTGGTACATTCGAACCAGTGTTTTCTTTCTGGCAGTGGGACTGGTACTGGGAATTGCAATGATTATTCAGAAGGAATTGTTCGGTACATTTCCGGATCAACAGCTCATTACCGCCCATACGCACGTCATTCTGGTGGGGTTTGTTATGCTGATGATCATGGGTGTGGCGCAATGGATGTTTCCGCGGCCGCTGAAGGATGACACCCATTACAGTCCCGACCTGGCCCGCGGCGTGTATTATATGGTTTCATTTGGCGTGTTTCTGCGAACGGCAGCCGAAATTGTGTCGGCTTATGCCAGCGGCTTGCTCTGGCACTGGGCCATTGTTGTTGGAAGTGGCCTGGAGGTCTTGGCGATGGTCCTGTTCTTTTACAATAACTGGACCCGCATCCGGGCAACCGGAAGCGCCATTCGTGAGGCAAAAGGAGAGAAATTCTAA
- a CDS encoding YwiC-like family protein: protein MTTRELKKVFPDEYGAWAMWIVPFLTGAQAAHVWNLKTVLWFLFLTLFYVLKNPFMEWAVKNPSVLRMHPERRSMILISSAFPLLVLGGSVWFFLESDVRSAIFVGGLAGFLGLIYIILDMKKRGRSLFGQWIGVFLLTLAAPVTSLVLGGVFSRWVIAVWLVNSLYFAHSIYTVRGWMNSRKRGAARQSVWTLFRPLFLYWALVLGLLAGAILLEWIPGVWWILSVPTTLFLGVFTAGLFRKITIRQIGFLEVAHTLVFVILFLILIP, encoded by the coding sequence ATGACCACCCGTGAACTGAAAAAGGTTTTTCCGGATGAATACGGCGCCTGGGCCATGTGGATTGTCCCGTTTTTAACGGGTGCCCAGGCAGCCCACGTCTGGAATCTGAAAACCGTTCTCTGGTTTCTCTTTTTAACACTTTTTTATGTTTTGAAAAACCCCTTTATGGAATGGGCCGTGAAGAATCCCTCGGTGCTGCGCATGCATCCTGAAAGGCGCAGCATGATCCTGATTTCATCCGCATTTCCGCTTCTGGTTTTGGGCGGAAGTGTCTGGTTTTTTCTGGAGTCAGATGTGCGCTCTGCAATTTTTGTAGGCGGACTGGCGGGCTTTCTCGGGCTGATCTATATTATTCTGGATATGAAGAAGCGGGGCCGCTCTCTGTTTGGACAATGGATTGGTGTCTTTCTGCTGACTCTGGCGGCCCCTGTTACAAGCCTGGTGCTGGGAGGCGTTTTCAGTCGATGGGTAATTGCCGTGTGGCTGGTGAACAGTCTCTATTTTGCACACAGTATTTACACCGTTCGGGGATGGATGAACAGCCGGAAACGCGGCGCGGCGCGACAATCCGTCTGGACATTATTTAGGCCGCTTTTTTTGTACTGGGCGCTGGTACTCGGCTTACTGGCCGGGGCCATTCTTCTGGAATGGATTCCCGGGGTCTGGTGGATTCTCTCCGTCCCTACCACACTTTTTCTCGGAGTCTTTACAGCGGGGCTTTTTCGCAAAATTACCATCCGGCAAATTGGGTTCCTGGAGGTTGCCCACACACTGGTTTTTGTCATTCTTTTTCTGATTTTGATCCCGTAG